One Ictalurus furcatus strain D&B chromosome 24, Billie_1.0, whole genome shotgun sequence DNA segment encodes these proteins:
- the eif1 gene encoding eukaryotic translation initiation factor 1, whose protein sequence is MSAIQNLQTFDPFADATKGDDRLPAGTEDYIHIRIQQRNGRKTLTTVQGIADDYDKKKLVKAFKKKFACNGTVIEHPEYGEVIQLQGDQRKNICQFLTEIELAKEEQLKVHGF, encoded by the exons ACCCCTTTGCTGATGCAACTAAGGGTGATGATCGGCTCCCAGCAGGGACTGAGGACTACATCCACATAAGAATCCAGCAGAGGAACGGCAGGAAGACTCTGACCACAGTGCAGGGCATTGCCGACGACTATGACAAGAAGAAGCTAGTCAAGGCCTTCAAGAAG AAGTTTGCATGCAATGGGACAGTGATTGAACACCCTGAGTATGGTGAAGTGATCCAGCTGCAGGGAGACCAGCGCAAAAACATCTGCCAGTTCCTCACAGAG ATTGAACTGGCCAAAGAGGAACAGCTCAAAGTCCACGGTTTCTAG